The following are encoded together in the Adhaeribacter arboris genome:
- a CDS encoding PQQ-dependent sugar dehydrogenase, with protein MQVLFGAFKISLLFICLAIALGFSSCTGTSANKAVNSKTSSETKAPTQPIVPDPERFQKIELASNLNEPLELQILPEGDVLLIERTGGIKLFDAKENKLRLVTNLPVFHDLEDGLLGLALDPDYALNHFIYFFYSPVGDKAVQRVSRFNFANGTLDVKSEKVLLEIPTQRQECCHSAGSLAFGPDKNLYIALGDNTNPHNPGYYNSIDERKGREFWDAQRTAGNTNDLRGKILRIKPEPDGTYTIPEGNLFPVNTPKTRPEIYAMGVRNPYRIAIDAKTGWLYWGDVGQNTIDNPARGPISYDEWHQAKQPGFFGWPYFAGNNQPYADFDFATEKTGLFFNPLKPINNSPNNTGSQELPPAVGALIWYSYDESKEFKNLGTGGKSPIAGPFYYSKNYQQTPAWVKTPRKFPDYYNGKWFIAEWLRDWINVVTLDEAGNIKDIERFMPTAKFDHPIDLEFGPDGALYVLEYGTGWFAQNQNSRLVRIDYIEGNRPPVAKIKASKTAGAVPLTVSFSGAESFDYDKNDKLTYEWQLLDSEKSLAAGSETKYQFDRPGSFRISLKVTDNQGESSTQEIKIEAGNEQPEVTINFAGNQSFYWNQMPVRYQVKVKDKEDGSLGTGKIAPQEVLTTVDLADMGTDLTFLAQNQEKPTSIYLHPGQQLIKQSDCLGCHQEKTKSIGPSWVQIANRYPEEDKSISALTQKVIKGGNGNWGEAAMSAHPQLTDKEVSQMVKYILAVKMNQEAKNRLPMQGIFKPDNKAEGLYIFRSMYQDKGFGNTPPQVGQITQALRNAKVKAIYCDENQAAIRYNNAYIRFPADNSYISFQNLDLTTIENLKIAFSTSFTCRLSFRLDKPSGIEIGALDLQPNETPGGNITNLITDWKEQTLRIKPLIGKHSLYVVATNFPPDQGNKYLSLNWVYFLPSDTAYK; from the coding sequence ATGCAGGTTTTATTCGGAGCCTTTAAAATTTCACTATTATTTATCTGTTTAGCTATTGCATTAGGTTTTTCTTCTTGTACAGGTACCAGTGCGAATAAAGCAGTAAACAGCAAAACCTCTTCCGAAACCAAAGCACCAACCCAGCCAATAGTACCCGACCCGGAACGTTTTCAGAAAATAGAACTGGCTTCTAATTTAAATGAACCCCTGGAACTGCAGATTTTGCCAGAAGGGGATGTATTGCTAATTGAAAGGACCGGGGGAATCAAGCTGTTTGACGCCAAAGAAAATAAACTGCGGCTAGTAACTAATCTACCCGTTTTCCACGATTTGGAAGATGGTTTATTAGGTCTGGCTTTAGACCCGGATTATGCGCTAAATCATTTTATTTATTTTTTCTATTCTCCGGTAGGGGATAAAGCTGTACAGCGGGTGTCGCGGTTTAATTTTGCCAATGGCACCTTAGACGTAAAGTCCGAAAAAGTATTGCTGGAGATTCCGACGCAACGTCAGGAATGCTGTCATTCGGCGGGTTCGCTGGCTTTTGGACCGGATAAGAACTTATACATTGCCCTCGGCGACAATACCAATCCGCACAATCCGGGTTATTACAACTCCATCGACGAAAGAAAAGGCCGGGAGTTCTGGGATGCGCAACGAACCGCCGGTAACACTAATGATTTACGCGGCAAAATACTGCGCATTAAACCCGAACCGGATGGTACGTACACCATACCCGAAGGAAACTTGTTTCCGGTAAATACGCCTAAAACACGGCCCGAAATTTACGCCATGGGTGTGCGCAATCCTTACCGGATTGCTATTGATGCCAAAACCGGTTGGTTGTACTGGGGCGATGTTGGCCAGAATACCATTGATAATCCGGCCCGTGGGCCCATCAGCTACGACGAATGGCACCAGGCCAAACAACCCGGCTTTTTCGGTTGGCCTTATTTTGCCGGCAACAACCAACCCTACGCGGACTTCGACTTTGCTACCGAGAAAACAGGCCTGTTTTTTAACCCACTAAAACCCATTAATAATTCGCCCAACAATACCGGATCACAGGAGTTGCCACCGGCTGTGGGCGCGTTAATCTGGTATTCTTACGACGAATCGAAAGAATTCAAAAATTTAGGTACGGGCGGCAAAAGCCCGATTGCCGGACCCTTTTATTACAGCAAAAATTACCAGCAAACACCTGCCTGGGTGAAAACGCCGCGTAAATTTCCGGATTATTACAATGGCAAGTGGTTTATCGCCGAGTGGCTGCGCGACTGGATAAATGTAGTAACTCTGGATGAAGCCGGTAACATCAAAGATATTGAACGGTTTATGCCGACCGCAAAATTCGACCATCCGATAGATTTAGAGTTTGGGCCGGATGGAGCGCTCTACGTGCTGGAATATGGTACCGGTTGGTTTGCCCAAAATCAGAATTCCCGCCTCGTCCGGATTGATTACATCGAAGGTAACCGACCGCCAGTAGCTAAAATTAAGGCCAGCAAAACGGCGGGCGCGGTGCCCCTGACTGTTTCTTTCTCGGGAGCAGAATCATTTGATTATGATAAAAACGATAAGCTGACGTATGAATGGCAACTACTGGACTCGGAAAAATCCCTTGCAGCAGGTTCCGAAACAAAATATCAGTTCGATCGCCCTGGCAGCTTCCGAATTTCTTTAAAAGTAACCGATAACCAAGGTGAGAGTTCTACCCAGGAAATTAAAATTGAGGCAGGGAATGAGCAACCGGAAGTAACCATCAACTTTGCCGGTAATCAGAGTTTTTACTGGAATCAGATGCCTGTTCGCTACCAGGTGAAAGTGAAAGACAAGGAGGACGGCAGTTTGGGTACTGGAAAAATTGCTCCTCAGGAAGTATTAACGACGGTAGATTTGGCCGATATGGGAACGGACCTAACCTTTCTGGCTCAGAATCAGGAAAAACCCACCTCCATTTATCTGCATCCCGGTCAACAATTAATTAAGCAAAGCGACTGCCTGGGATGTCATCAGGAAAAAACAAAGTCCATTGGCCCCTCGTGGGTACAAATTGCCAACCGCTACCCCGAAGAGGACAAAAGCATCAGCGCTTTAACGCAAAAAGTTATTAAAGGTGGTAATGGCAATTGGGGCGAAGCAGCCATGTCGGCCCACCCCCAACTCACGGACAAAGAAGTTTCCCAAATGGTTAAATATATCCTGGCTGTTAAAATGAATCAGGAAGCAAAAAACCGGTTACCTATGCAGGGTATATTTAAACCAGATAATAAGGCGGAAGGATTATATATTTTCCGGAGCATGTACCAGGACAAAGGTTTTGGGAATACCCCACCTCAGGTGGGGCAAATCACGCAGGCCTTACGCAATGCCAAGGTAAAAGCCATCTATTGTGATGAGAATCAGGCTGCCATCCGCTACAACAATGCCTATATTCGTTTTCCCGCTGACAATAGCTATATCTCTTTCCAAAACCTGGATCTGACGACTATTGAAAACCTGAAGATAGCTTTTTCTACTTCTTTTACTTGCCGTTTATCTTTCCGGCTAGATAAACCTAGTGGCATCGAAATAGGTGCCCTTGATTTACAACCCAACGAAACCCCTGGGGGAAATATCACCAATCTGATTACGGATTGGAAAGAACAAACCCTCCGGATTAAACCTTTGATCGGCAAACATTCGCTCTATGTAGTCGCAACGAATTTCCCACCTGACCAAGGGAACAAATACCTAAGCCTCAATTGGGTTTATTTCCTGCCATCCGATACCGCTTATAAATAA
- a CDS encoding FecR family protein, with protein sequence MKAEIDKHTLFNFFEGKATLMQRALIQKWLEEEANQELYYQWTEEWENENLQLTPDTGEAYQKLLFRIQEAGTGSKNCTTSNTDFTKVLPFLSSIRSFRYGYAAASVVFLLISFATLWVQKDQILNTEYRTAYGEVKTLALPDGSRVVMNANSSLRVPRFGFGSKSREVLLSGEAKFKIVHTKSHQKFIVRTPEQLEVEVLGTEFVVFSRKRGSKVVLNQGKVRLRSPKSGLKTPLAIRPGDVVTINSGGKLQLKHKQSLLAHQAWEEKRFIFDNTSVREIAAILEESFGIKLIIPDSLVANRTFGGTFKVTKPESLLQSLSEMLDLQLVLVDKSTYQLTEPVTAQP encoded by the coding sequence ATGAAAGCGGAAATTGATAAACATACATTGTTTAATTTTTTTGAGGGAAAAGCGACTCTCATGCAGCGGGCGCTTATACAAAAGTGGCTGGAAGAAGAAGCTAACCAAGAATTGTATTATCAATGGACCGAAGAATGGGAGAATGAGAACCTGCAACTAACCCCCGACACGGGAGAAGCTTACCAAAAATTATTATTTCGGATACAGGAAGCTGGCACAGGCAGTAAAAATTGCACAACTTCCAATACAGACTTTACCAAGGTATTGCCCTTTCTTAGCTCTATTCGGAGCTTTAGATACGGGTATGCTGCCGCCAGCGTGGTTTTTCTGCTAATTTCTTTTGCTACGCTTTGGGTACAAAAAGACCAAATTTTAAATACCGAATACCGGACTGCCTACGGAGAAGTAAAAACCTTGGCGCTCCCCGACGGCAGCCGGGTAGTCATGAATGCTAATTCAAGCCTGAGAGTTCCAAGGTTTGGGTTTGGAAGCAAGAGCCGGGAGGTTTTACTAAGTGGCGAAGCAAAATTTAAAATAGTACACACAAAAAGTCACCAGAAATTCATCGTTCGGACTCCTGAGCAACTAGAGGTAGAAGTACTAGGGACCGAATTTGTGGTGTTCAGCCGGAAAAGAGGCAGTAAAGTAGTGCTCAACCAAGGGAAAGTACGGTTGCGGTCACCTAAAAGTGGGCTTAAAACTCCTTTGGCTATCCGGCCCGGCGATGTGGTTACCATTAATTCGGGTGGCAAGTTACAACTGAAACATAAACAATCGTTGCTGGCGCATCAGGCTTGGGAAGAAAAACGGTTTATTTTCGACAATACGTCGGTACGGGAAATTGCGGCTATTTTGGAAGAAAGTTTTGGAATTAAGTTAATTATACCGGATTCTTTGGTGGCCAATCGCACCTTTGGCGGAACTTTTAAAGTAACTAAACCCGAATCGCTTCTGCAATCGCTTTCCGAAATGCTGGACTTGCAATTAGTTTTAGTAGATAAATCTACTTATCAGCTTACCGAACCCGTAACCGCGCAGCCTTAA
- a CDS encoding RNA polymerase sigma-70 factor, producing MFASDKLNSEDCYNPISVSDRKEEVVPTNLNDSELFIRKAFENSPAAGYEMLFRRYYRPLCSHVARITLSRDIAEDLVADVFFSFWEHQLYQKNHTSYRAYLFVAARNQALSYLRSGFHKRPKVDIYENDPLDKKALPDEMLQYNELYLKIDKLIKEVSPQSQKVFIMSRFEGMKNALIADKLEISVKTVEGHITRVLHILRKILKKDAFLTLVGMVQVLMMAEH from the coding sequence ATGTTTGCAAGTGACAAGCTGAATTCAGAGGACTGCTATAATCCTATTTCTGTGTCGGATAGGAAAGAAGAGGTGGTTCCTACTAATTTGAATGATAGCGAATTGTTCATCCGGAAAGCCTTTGAAAACAGCCCGGCAGCTGGATACGAAATGCTTTTCAGAAGGTATTACCGGCCCTTGTGCAGCCATGTGGCCCGTATTACTTTATCCCGGGACATAGCCGAAGATTTGGTAGCCGATGTGTTTTTTAGTTTTTGGGAACATCAATTATACCAAAAGAACCACACCTCTTACCGGGCTTATTTGTTCGTGGCAGCTCGTAACCAGGCTTTGTCTTATTTGCGGTCGGGGTTTCATAAAAGGCCTAAAGTAGATATTTACGAAAATGACCCTTTAGATAAAAAAGCCTTGCCCGACGAGATGCTGCAGTACAACGAACTTTACCTGAAAATTGATAAGCTGATTAAGGAGGTCTCGCCGCAAAGCCAGAAGGTGTTTATAATGAGCCGGTTTGAAGGCATGAAAAACGCTTTAATCGCGGATAAATTAGAGATTTCTGTTAAAACCGTGGAAGGTCATATCACTCGGGTACTCCACATTCTCCGGAAAATCTTAAAGAAAGATGCCTTTCTGACTCTGGTCGGGATGGTGCAGGTTCTGATGATGGCCGAGCATTGA
- a CDS encoding nucleoside permease produces MQIATRLRLSTMMFLEFFIWGAWFVTMGTFLLTNLHTSATQVGMAFLAQSIGAILAPFIIGLIADRFFSAQYILGWLHLLGSVLLWNASTAANFDSFYPAILIYMILFMPTLALVNSISFRQMKNPGKEFPPIRVLGTMGWIIAGFTIGWLNWEQGGQLDLTFKMAAIASALLGLFSFTLPATPPVKKGAKTTIADILGLDALRLLKNQSYLLFFISSIAICIPLSFYYNFTNPFLNEIGMAAAAGKQSLGQVSELLFMILMPLFFVRLGVKKMLAVGMLAWIFRYILFAFGDTAANYWMLIVGIVLHGICYDFFFVTGQIYTDNLAGERFKSAAQGLITLATYGVGMLIGSLISGLVVDKWQTPTGNHDWSFIWLIPATIAGVVTFLFLLFFKDQNKKNKPNAAGLPIQEEYAGSITTT; encoded by the coding sequence ATGCAAATAGCAACAAGATTACGCCTCTCCACCATGATGTTTCTCGAATTTTTTATCTGGGGCGCCTGGTTTGTTACCATGGGTACTTTTTTATTGACCAATCTGCACACTTCGGCTACCCAGGTAGGAATGGCTTTTTTGGCTCAATCTATTGGAGCAATTTTAGCGCCTTTTATTATCGGTTTAATTGCCGACCGTTTCTTTTCGGCGCAGTATATTCTGGGCTGGTTGCATCTATTAGGTAGTGTTTTGTTATGGAATGCTTCTACGGCGGCTAACTTCGATAGCTTTTATCCTGCCATTTTAATTTACATGATTTTGTTTATGCCCACGCTTGCTTTGGTCAACTCTATTTCGTTTCGGCAAATGAAAAATCCGGGTAAGGAATTCCCACCTATCCGGGTGCTGGGAACAATGGGTTGGATTATAGCGGGTTTTACCATTGGTTGGCTTAATTGGGAACAGGGCGGGCAGTTAGATTTAACCTTTAAAATGGCCGCCATTGCTTCGGCACTGCTGGGTTTATTTAGTTTTACATTGCCTGCTACACCACCCGTAAAAAAAGGAGCGAAAACTACCATTGCGGATATCCTGGGTTTAGATGCCCTGCGCTTACTTAAAAACCAATCTTATTTGTTGTTTTTTATCTCCTCTATTGCCATTTGCATTCCCTTATCCTTTTACTACAATTTTACCAATCCCTTTCTGAATGAAATAGGAATGGCAGCGGCGGCTGGCAAACAGTCTTTAGGCCAGGTATCAGAATTGTTATTTATGATTTTAATGCCTTTGTTTTTTGTCCGTTTGGGAGTAAAAAAGATGCTGGCCGTTGGAATGCTGGCCTGGATTTTTCGCTATATTTTATTTGCGTTCGGAGATACCGCTGCCAACTATTGGATGTTGATTGTAGGTATTGTTTTACACGGTATTTGTTACGACTTCTTTTTTGTTACCGGTCAGATTTATACCGATAACTTAGCCGGGGAAAGGTTCAAAAGCGCGGCTCAAGGCCTGATTACCTTAGCCACCTACGGGGTTGGCATGCTTATCGGTTCGCTTATTTCAGGGTTAGTGGTAGATAAATGGCAGACTCCAACCGGAAATCACGATTGGTCATTTATCTGGTTAATACCCGCTACCATTGCTGGCGTGGTAACCTTTTTATTTTTGCTGTTCTTCAAAGATCAAAATAAAAAAAATAAACCTAATGCTGCCGGGTTACCGATTCAGGAAGAGTATGCTGGTTCTATTACAACTACCTAA
- a CDS encoding 3-keto-disaccharide hydrolase encodes MKKIIFCLLVLGGSIAHAQDIFKKDYSKPEATELWEPKPAVVTPGLNGAPPSDAIVLFNGKSLDSWVMAKDNSACQWKLQDGAMTVKLGSGDIQTKQKFGDSQLHLEFKIPADAKTSKDRNNAGNSGVFMQERYEVQIFDSYNNETPLYANGQMGSIYKQVIPLANAANKPGNWETFDIYFTAPRFRYNGSLEKPAYVTVVHNGILTLNHFEIQGTIQYIGIPRYELHDKASIRLQGHGSEVSFRNIWIREL; translated from the coding sequence ATGAAAAAAATAATTTTTTGCTTGCTTGTGCTGGGTGGTAGTATAGCTCATGCGCAGGATATTTTTAAAAAAGACTATTCTAAACCGGAGGCTACGGAATTATGGGAGCCAAAACCCGCAGTAGTGACGCCGGGCCTAAATGGCGCCCCACCTTCCGATGCCATCGTACTTTTTAATGGGAAAAGCCTCGATAGTTGGGTGATGGCCAAAGATAATAGCGCTTGCCAATGGAAACTGCAGGACGGCGCTATGACGGTTAAATTAGGCAGCGGCGATATCCAGACCAAACAAAAGTTTGGGGATAGCCAATTGCACCTGGAATTTAAAATACCAGCTGATGCTAAAACCAGTAAGGACCGTAATAATGCGGGTAATAGTGGCGTGTTTATGCAAGAACGGTACGAAGTTCAAATTTTTGACTCCTATAACAACGAAACTCCATTGTACGCCAATGGCCAGATGGGTAGCATTTACAAACAAGTTATTCCGCTGGCAAATGCTGCTAATAAACCGGGCAATTGGGAAACATTCGATATTTATTTTACCGCGCCGCGTTTTCGATACAACGGTTCTCTCGAAAAACCCGCTTATGTTACGGTGGTGCATAACGGCATTTTAACGCTGAACCATTTCGAAATTCAGGGAACCATCCAGTACATCGGTATTCCCCGCTACGAACTTCATGATAAAGCATCTATCCGGCTGCAAGGGCACGGCAGCGAAGTGAGTTTTCGCAATATCTGGATTAGGGAGTTGTAA
- a CDS encoding RagB/SusD family nutrient uptake outer membrane protein, translating into MKATKIIWMITSLLLIIVTGCEKEVLNKKSRSSFTDEDVWQDINLAEKLVFSTYDALGGWGWPQEGAGGLLSTATDEAFMLFDYGFWPVSSGTIDASNMGVFTNSWRDGYKSIRNINIFLNRIDNVPGADPEKVKRLKGEMKFIRAKAYADLISFFGGVPLITNVYSLNDEFTEKRASYQECVNFIVKELDEAKEMVPPTVTAENWGKVTQGACLALKSEVLLYAASKLHDPASTPNGPLFTYDQANKWQQASDAAKAVIDLNYYSLVPVNTWQEYTQIFLKANPEIIFARPYSPEFSHPNIDQINTPNGYNGWSGNIPSQNLVDDFKMMDGTNFDWTNPEHAAEPYKNRDPRFYANIVYQGATYRGRQTEFFLPGGLDSRDGPESWNYATTGYSMRKFMDESLDFKKGLGKQPFIFFRLAEMYLNYAEAQYYLGNEAVAKEYVNKIRARVHMPEINSSGAQLLEDIQHERRIELCFESKRFFDVRRWMIAEETGNKNAKGIEWKKENGVLKYNIIDVQQRSFTARMYYLPIPLSEINKTGLEQNPGY; encoded by the coding sequence ATGAAAGCGACTAAAATAATATGGATGATTACCAGCCTTTTACTGATAATAGTTACGGGCTGTGAAAAAGAAGTTTTAAATAAAAAGTCTAGATCTTCTTTCACTGATGAGGATGTTTGGCAGGATATTAATTTAGCAGAGAAGCTGGTGTTTTCCACATATGATGCCTTAGGAGGCTGGGGCTGGCCGCAGGAAGGGGCGGGTGGCCTGCTTTCCACGGCTACCGATGAAGCCTTTATGCTATTTGACTATGGCTTTTGGCCCGTAAGTTCCGGAACCATCGACGCCAGTAATATGGGTGTGTTTACAAATAGCTGGCGAGACGGATATAAGAGCATCCGGAATATCAATATTTTCCTGAACCGGATTGATAATGTGCCAGGAGCCGATCCTGAAAAAGTAAAGCGTTTAAAAGGTGAAATGAAGTTTATCCGGGCCAAGGCTTACGCCGATTTAATCAGTTTTTTTGGCGGTGTACCACTTATTACCAATGTTTATAGCTTAAACGATGAATTTACCGAAAAAAGAGCCAGCTACCAGGAGTGCGTTAATTTTATAGTAAAAGAACTGGATGAGGCCAAAGAGATGGTGCCCCCCACAGTGACTGCCGAAAATTGGGGTAAAGTAACCCAGGGAGCCTGCCTAGCCTTAAAATCGGAAGTGTTGCTGTATGCGGCCAGTAAACTACACGATCCGGCCAGCACGCCCAACGGTCCGCTTTTTACTTATGATCAAGCAAATAAATGGCAGCAAGCCTCCGACGCAGCCAAAGCAGTAATAGATTTAAATTATTATTCGCTGGTACCGGTAAATACCTGGCAAGAGTATACCCAGATTTTCTTGAAAGCTAATCCGGAAATTATTTTCGCCCGACCGTATTCTCCTGAATTTAGTCATCCCAACATCGACCAGATTAATACTCCCAATGGCTATAATGGCTGGTCGGGTAATATTCCTTCGCAAAACTTAGTAGATGATTTTAAGATGATGGACGGCACCAACTTCGACTGGACCAATCCGGAACATGCGGCCGAACCTTATAAAAACCGCGACCCCCGGTTTTATGCCAATATCGTGTACCAGGGCGCTACTTACCGGGGCCGGCAAACCGAGTTTTTTTTACCCGGCGGTTTAGACTCCCGGGATGGTCCGGAATCGTGGAATTATGCTACTACCGGTTATTCTATGCGCAAATTTATGGATGAAAGCCTGGATTTTAAAAAAGGTTTAGGAAAGCAACCTTTTATCTTTTTCCGGCTGGCCGAGATGTATTTAAACTACGCCGAAGCTCAATATTATTTGGGCAATGAAGCCGTTGCGAAAGAATATGTAAATAAAATACGTGCCAGGGTTCACATGCCGGAAATTAATTCTTCGGGTGCACAGCTACTGGAAGATATCCAACATGAAAGAAGAATTGAATTATGTTTTGAATCGAAACGGTTTTTTGATGTACGCCGATGGATGATTGCGGAGGAAACAGGCAATAAAAACGCCAAAGGAATCGAATGGAAAAAAGAAAACGGGGTTTTGAAATATAATATTATTGATGTGCAGCAAAGAAGTTTTACCGCCAGAATGTATTACCTGCCTATTCCATTATCCGAAATAAATAAAACAGGCTTAGAACAAAATCCTGGTTATTAA